A stretch of Pseudobacteriovorax antillogorgiicola DNA encodes these proteins:
- a CDS encoding TRAP transporter large permease, with product MATIIFTGIVLMALMGAPIFAVFSLLALTAFHFAEIETSAVVIEMVRLAHHPTLLAIPVFTFAGYLLAESKTPDRLLRLAQAGLGWMPGGVAIVSLLVCAIFTAFTGGSGVTIIALGGLLFPILSKEGYSDRFSLGLITASGSLGLLFPPSLPIILYGLVGKVDIDKLFLAGIVPCFVLIGILSLYAIWMGRGNQQRAPREPFSIDEFKGALWGARYELPIPFFVLIGIYGGFTTASEASVVTAAYVLLMNCVLYKDLSFTGDVPKITKDSMTLVGAILLILACALGFVNYIVDEDVPMLILELMKEHVDSQLTFLLCLNVFLLLVGMMLDIFSAIVVVVPIITPIAAEFGVDPIHLAVIFLTNLEIGYLTPPVGLNLFIASFRFERPVTDIYKASIPFLILLIIALVIITYIPAITLFWFK from the coding sequence TTGGCTACCATAATCTTTACGGGAATTGTTTTGATGGCGCTGATGGGTGCGCCGATCTTTGCGGTTTTTTCCTTATTAGCTCTCACCGCCTTTCATTTTGCCGAGATTGAGACTTCGGCTGTGGTCATTGAGATGGTGCGCTTGGCTCACCATCCGACACTGCTTGCGATCCCCGTCTTTACCTTTGCTGGTTACCTTTTAGCAGAATCTAAGACCCCTGATCGCTTACTGCGCCTCGCCCAAGCGGGCCTTGGATGGATGCCAGGAGGCGTTGCTATCGTGAGTCTGCTGGTTTGTGCTATCTTCACCGCATTCACTGGAGGAAGCGGGGTTACGATCATTGCGCTAGGAGGTTTGCTATTTCCGATCCTGTCGAAGGAAGGTTACTCAGACCGCTTTTCACTAGGGCTCATCACAGCATCCGGCTCCTTAGGGCTTCTGTTTCCTCCGTCGCTACCTATCATTCTCTATGGCTTGGTTGGCAAAGTTGATATCGATAAGCTTTTTCTCGCAGGCATCGTGCCCTGCTTTGTACTGATTGGTATCCTTTCCCTTTATGCGATTTGGATGGGTCGCGGCAATCAACAACGAGCGCCGCGTGAGCCATTTTCAATCGATGAGTTCAAGGGAGCCCTGTGGGGAGCGCGGTATGAGTTGCCTATACCCTTTTTCGTGTTGATAGGGATCTATGGGGGCTTCACAACAGCGTCGGAGGCCTCGGTTGTGACCGCTGCCTATGTATTGCTGATGAACTGTGTATTGTACAAGGATCTCAGCTTCACTGGAGATGTGCCTAAGATTACCAAGGATAGCATGACCCTAGTGGGAGCCATCCTTCTGATTCTGGCTTGCGCTCTAGGCTTCGTCAATTATATCGTTGACGAAGATGTGCCGATGCTGATTTTGGAACTGATGAAAGAGCATGTGGACAGCCAGCTTACGTTCCTCTTGTGCTTGAATGTCTTTCTGCTGCTTGTGGGAATGATGCTCGATATCTTCTCAGCGATTGTGGTTGTGGTGCCCATCATCACACCGATAGCTGCGGAGTTTGGGGTTGATCCCATTCACCTGGCTGTGATTTTCTTGACCAACTTGGAAATTGGCTACCTGACACCTCCTGTAGGATTGAATCTCTTTATTGCGAGCTTTCGATTCGAGCGGCCTGTGACAGATATCTATAAGGCCAGTATTCCGTTCCTGATTCTGCTGATCATCGCCCTCGTGATCATCACTTACATTCCTGCAATCACCCTATTCTGGTTTAAATAG
- a CDS encoding alkaline phosphatase, protein MKRLLLCALISSPLIAKSPKNFILVIGDGMGMQQIKLLEYYLNASQQQTKNQFHRLDQNGKLFLTSTEAYEAITTDSAAAATHFAIGMMSRPGMVGLKYDGTPQRTLLDDAKKRGMSTGFISNTRITHATPAAFLAHQISRKMDPEIASDIIQSGVDVMLSGGFEAFLPKTVNDQTHSTYKQYRRLIPKERAVQSARLDERDLIREAQNNGIAVVFDHPTLDAANALPILGLFSPRSMDDVMTGASQQNHSPRAPTMDEMTSKALSLLARNPKGFFLVVEFGQIDWAAHYNDLGYLLEQMIMTNTILSKLIDWVEKDKDTALLVTADHETGGLGFTYSSRNIAPSFTLNQTKYEPRYSHGQETMLLDWKKQKRKGLSVLKEFLALDLQARKAEAMKKLVNDSYPVKISTAEATLLVRTIDSSGLKDYRDMESYDQFLANYYNGEIYRFLGVLARVTLRDYPIVWGTGTHTSNPVASWIYGFPSAGQYFKGIMHATEVHHGIRKVLDL, encoded by the coding sequence ATGAAACGCTTGCTTCTGTGCGCTCTAATTAGCAGCCCCTTGATAGCCAAAAGCCCTAAGAACTTTATCCTCGTCATTGGGGATGGGATGGGTATGCAGCAGATCAAACTCCTTGAGTACTATCTCAATGCCAGCCAGCAGCAGACAAAGAATCAATTCCATCGACTCGATCAAAACGGCAAGCTGTTCTTAACCAGTACCGAAGCCTATGAGGCTATCACGACAGATTCGGCAGCAGCTGCAACCCACTTTGCTATCGGCATGATGAGTCGCCCCGGGATGGTGGGCCTAAAGTACGACGGCACACCCCAGCGCACGCTTCTTGACGATGCCAAGAAACGGGGAATGAGCACAGGCTTTATCAGCAACACCAGAATCACTCATGCCACCCCAGCTGCATTTCTGGCCCACCAAATCAGCCGCAAGATGGATCCAGAAATTGCCAGTGACATTATCCAAAGCGGAGTTGACGTGATGCTTTCTGGTGGCTTCGAAGCATTTCTGCCTAAAACAGTCAACGATCAAACACATAGCACCTATAAACAATATCGAAGGCTTATTCCTAAGGAGAGAGCGGTACAGTCAGCCCGGCTTGATGAAAGAGACCTCATCAGGGAGGCTCAAAATAATGGCATTGCCGTTGTATTCGATCATCCCACGCTTGATGCAGCGAACGCCTTGCCTATCTTAGGGCTTTTTTCACCTCGGAGCATGGATGATGTGATGACCGGGGCGAGCCAGCAGAATCACTCTCCTCGTGCACCAACCATGGATGAGATGACCAGCAAGGCGCTAAGTCTGCTTGCTCGCAATCCTAAAGGCTTTTTTCTCGTCGTAGAATTTGGCCAGATCGATTGGGCCGCCCACTATAACGATCTAGGTTACTTGCTTGAGCAGATGATCATGACCAATACCATACTAAGCAAGCTTATCGATTGGGTTGAAAAGGACAAGGACACCGCACTGTTAGTGACAGCAGACCACGAAACGGGCGGCCTGGGCTTTACTTACAGCAGTCGCAATATCGCGCCTTCGTTTACCTTAAACCAAACCAAATATGAGCCTCGCTATTCCCATGGCCAAGAGACGATGTTGCTCGATTGGAAAAAGCAGAAACGCAAGGGGCTGTCCGTTTTAAAGGAGTTTCTAGCTCTTGACCTGCAAGCAAGAAAAGCAGAGGCTATGAAAAAACTCGTCAACGATTCTTACCCAGTAAAAATTTCCACTGCTGAAGCAACATTACTGGTTAGAACAATCGATTCGTCTGGGCTCAAAGACTACCGCGACATGGAAAGCTATGATCAGTTTCTAGCCAATTACTACAATGGCGAAATCTATCGATTTCTAGGAGTTCTAGCCAGAGTCACCCTTCGCGATTACCCAATTGTCTGGGGCACAGGGACTCACACATCTAATCCCGTGGCGTCTTGGATCTACGGTTTTCCTTCAGCCGGGCAATACTTCAAGGGCATCATGCACGCGACCGAAGTTCATCATGGAATCAGAAAAGTCCTAGATCTTTGA
- a CDS encoding exo-alpha-sialidase has protein sequence MPLESHFIHSPEEEHPYCHCPSLLKGRRGELHMVFYAYKEAETKQAILCYAETRDQKWQSSKVLIKAQSASLGNPILFESPQNTFHIIYSSIDNGYWDQAFLNYTSFKVHHPLRQPQRLRLPQGFLVRHPPLYLRGRWLLPLYDERTMTSFLAEARESFTDWKICYEFPDPGIIQGQLVPAADGELLIFFRPIRDNDTIHFARSRDSGDSWSGLIDTGLPCPQAGISAAAQGHEISLIYNHTKEHQRFPLSLNQSMDQGKTWQEPWHFDKIRFELSYPQFFFEGSDLQGVYTYNRRMIKHVAFNPKESEISEVSMQRQGIARFKQIHQGKSLFIIASGPSIQDLDLSRLDRRMTMGLNRSFLKYPNSYYHCMFDQRLFDQYQDQLQDHRCLFTLEGRPWGVQMENRGAEGFSDDLSQGIYTGYTISYFALQLAIYMGFNQIFFLGLDLQNTSQKTHFFGFDYHSANHNNTEFPKMITSFEKAAQYLKDKPVKVYNCSLQSQLHVFEKISFDEAMRIS, from the coding sequence ATGCCCTTGGAAAGCCATTTTATTCATTCCCCGGAAGAAGAGCACCCGTACTGCCACTGCCCCTCCCTTTTAAAAGGCCGGCGCGGTGAACTTCATATGGTCTTTTATGCCTACAAAGAAGCAGAGACCAAGCAAGCGATACTTTGCTACGCGGAGACTCGTGATCAGAAGTGGCAGAGCAGCAAAGTTCTTATCAAAGCCCAAAGTGCGTCTCTGGGCAATCCGATACTTTTTGAAAGTCCGCAGAACACCTTCCATATCATTTACAGCTCGATTGACAATGGCTACTGGGATCAGGCTTTTTTGAATTACACCAGCTTTAAGGTTCATCATCCGCTACGTCAGCCTCAGAGGCTGCGCTTGCCCCAAGGCTTCCTGGTTCGACATCCCCCCTTATACCTCAGGGGCCGATGGCTCCTGCCCTTATACGATGAGAGAACCATGACCAGCTTCCTAGCCGAGGCGAGGGAGTCTTTCACCGACTGGAAAATCTGCTATGAGTTTCCTGACCCTGGCATCATCCAAGGACAATTGGTGCCAGCTGCCGATGGCGAACTGCTAATCTTTTTCCGCCCCATTCGGGACAACGATACCATTCACTTTGCCAGATCCCGGGATAGTGGCGATTCGTGGTCAGGCTTGATCGATACGGGCCTCCCCTGCCCCCAGGCCGGAATCTCAGCAGCAGCCCAAGGACATGAGATTTCACTCATTTACAATCACACTAAGGAGCATCAACGCTTTCCCCTGAGCTTGAACCAAAGCATGGACCAAGGCAAAACTTGGCAAGAGCCTTGGCACTTCGACAAGATCCGCTTTGAGCTATCGTACCCCCAATTCTTCTTCGAGGGCTCTGACCTCCAAGGGGTCTATACCTATAACCGGCGTATGATCAAGCATGTAGCATTCAACCCCAAAGAATCTGAAATTAGCGAAGTTAGTATGCAGCGGCAAGGAATCGCTCGATTTAAGCAGATTCACCAAGGCAAAAGCTTGTTTATCATCGCCTCAGGTCCGTCTATACAAGACCTTGACCTATCCCGTTTGGATCGCAGGATGACCATGGGCCTTAATCGCTCGTTTCTCAAGTACCCCAACAGCTATTACCACTGTATGTTTGATCAAAGGCTGTTCGATCAATATCAAGACCAACTCCAGGATCACCGCTGCCTTTTCACTCTTGAAGGCCGGCCCTGGGGCGTTCAGATGGAAAACCGGGGGGCGGAGGGCTTTAGCGATGACTTATCCCAGGGCATCTATACGGGGTACACAATCTCCTACTTTGCTCTACAACTAGCGATTTATATGGGCTTCAATCAGATTTTCTTCCTTGGCTTAGATCTACAGAACACATCCCAGAAAACTCACTTCTTCGGTTTTGATTATCACTCTGCCAACCACAATAACACTGAGTTTCCTAAGATGATCACATCTTTCGAAAAGGCTGCTCAGTATTTAAAAGACAAGCCTGTAAAAGTTTATAACTGTAGCCTACAATCGCAGCTTCACGTATTTGAGAAGATAAGTTTTGATGAAGCCATGAGAATCTCCTAG